A genomic segment from Cricetulus griseus strain 17A/GY chromosome 8, alternate assembly CriGri-PICRH-1.0, whole genome shotgun sequence encodes:
- the Tex261 gene encoding protein TEX261: MWFMYVLSWLSLFIQVAFITLAVAAGLYYLAELIEEYTVATSRIIKYMIWFSTAVLIGLYVFEHFPTSMIGVGLFTNLVYFGLLQTFPFIMLTSPNFILSCGLVVVNHYLAFQFFAEEYYPFSEVLAYFTFCLWIIPFAFFVSLSAGENVLPSTMQPGDDVVSNYFTKGKRGKRLGILVVFSFIKEAILPSRQKIY, from the exons ATGTGGTTCATGTACGTGCTGAGCTGGCTGTCGCTGTTCATCCAGGTGGCATTCATCACTCTGGCCGTCG CGGCTGGACTGTACTACCTGGCAGAGCTGATCGAAGAGTATACAGTGGCCACCAGCAGAATCATCAAATACATGATCTGG TTCTCCACAGCGGTCCTGATTGGCCTCTATGTCTTTGAACACTTCCCCACCAGCATGATTGGCGTGGGCCTTTTCACCAACCTCGTCTACTTTGGCCTTCTCCAGACCTTCCCCTTCATCATGCTGACATCACCTAACTTCATCCTGTCATGCG GGCTAGTGGTGGTGAACCATTACCTGGCATTTCAGTTTTTTGCGGAAGAATATTATCCTTTCTCTGAG GTCCTGGCCTACTTCACATTCTGCCTGTGGATAATCCCGTTTGCATTCTTCGTGTCACTTTCGGCTGGGGAGAATGTCCTCCCCTCCACCATGCAGCCAGGAG ATGACGTGGTCTCCAATTATTTCACCAAAGGCAAGCGAGGCAAGCGCTTAGGCATCCTGGTGGTCTTTTCCTTCATCAAAGAAGCCATCCTACCCAGTCGGCAGAAGATATACTGA
- the Ankrd53 gene encoding ankyrin repeat domain-containing protein 53, which yields MGDEGAARDTGAGSVRRPSQSSAHRPFRPRSRAYSLGSFKFRTPSVSGATPQRKTGALGSGEEQSCPETPGSTRQVDHTLSNAASSDPESSRFSFSGLSGNKVIPIYSELFAASVGNVDWLRFCLNRENQEITVDDKGFTAIHFAALKRKLSCLRVLVEEYKFPVDLPTNKGLRPLHLVIHKDKSDLLPCIDYLLKKGAAINSQTCHGFTPLHLAARNGLLGCVKVLVQRGANVHAQDAMGHKPIDHCKLWNHRDCARFLKDAMWKKDKKDFAREMEKLKTLKGKLTILEYRYLTECQKEQQILREAHFRTWLQGKLLGRPQSSADPKQQTGIQPCSLALFKTLRPQISKGLLFYPSVEARLQNLPPPVVLPKLVYKQSTISRPKLWNLSTNPNRSPTTKIGYPQGIRLGVHPDPYKEHDFCRFLKVTQNSLGGARLRTADNHLVTPVPQLPFEVMIRVLCPESQPGRMKVPQGLYPVSILNVPQKRHLRDSSSNTLAMNLRETFDEAFLATLKACRTQMAPPSKGVLS from the exons ATGG GCGATGAAGGCGCGGCCAGGGACACAGGGGCTGGTAGTGTGCGCCGCCCCTCTCAGTCTTCTGCGCACCGCCCCTTTCGGCCTCGGTCTCGTGCATACAGCCTCGGTAGTTTCAAATTCCGCACGCCCTCTGTGAGCGGAGCCACTCCGCAGCGCAAGACAGGGGCCTTGGGTTCCGGAGAAGAGCAGTCCTGCCCCGAGACACCGGGCAGCACGCGGCAGGTAGACCACACCTTGTCGAATGCTGCGAGCAGCGATCCCGAGTCCTCACGGTTCAG CTTTTCAGGGTTGTCGGGCAACAAAGTGATTCCCATCTACTCCGAATTGTTCGCAGCCTCTGTGGGCAACGTAGACTGGCTTCGGTTCTGTCTAAATCGGGAGAACCAGGAGATCACAGTTGATGACAAG GGCTTCACAGCCATCCACTTCGCAGCCCTGAAAAGAAAGCTTTCCTGCCTTCGGGTCCTGGTAGAGGAGTACAAGTTTCCTGTGGATCTGCCTACCAACAAAGGCCTGAGGCCCCTGCACCTCGTCATCCATAAAGACAAGTCGGACCTCCTCCCCTGCATTGACTACCTGCTTAAGAAAGGAGCAGCCATCAACTC TCAGACATGCCATGGCTTCACACCCCTGCACCTGGCCGCCCGCAATGGCCTGCTGGGATGTGTGAAGGTCCTGGTACAGAGAGGAGCCAATGTGCATGCCCAAGATGCCATGGGCCACAAACCCATCGACCACTGCAAACTATGGAACCACCGCGACTGTGCCCG GTTCTTGAAAGATGCCATGTGGAAAAAGGACAAGAAGGACTTTGCCCGAgagatggagaaactgaagacCCTGAAGGGGAAGCTGACCATTTTGGAGTACCGATACCTGACTGAATGTCAA AAAGAACAACAAATTCTGAGAGAGGCTCATTTCAGAACATGGCTCCAAGGCAAGCTGCTAGGCCGGCCCCAGAGCTCTGCTGACCCCAAGCAACAGACTGGTATCCAACCTTGTTCATTGGCTCTCTTCAAGACTCTCAGACCCCAGATTTCCAAAGGCCTCTTATTTTATCCTTCCGTGGAGGCTCGACTACAAAACTTGCCCCCACCCGTAGTGCTACCCAAGCTTGTCTACAAGCAGTCCACCATCAGTCGGCCCAAACTGTGGAATCTTAGCACTAACCCTAACAGGTCCCCAACCACAAAGATTGGCTACCCTCAGGGCATACGCCTGGGTGTGCATCCAGACCCTTATAAGGAGCATGACTTCTGTAGATTCCTGAAAGTGACTCAGAATTCTCTTGGAGGTGCACGGCTGCGCACAGCAGACAATCACTTGGTGACACCTGTACCCCAGCTGCCTTTTGAGGTGATGATCCGGGTGCTGTGCCCAGAGTCTCAACCCGGCAGGATGAAAGTGCCCCAGGGCTTGTATCCAGTTAGCATCCTCAACGTGCCCCAGAAACGGCATTTGAGAGATTCCTCTTCCAACACTTTGGCTATGAACCTGCGTGAGACATTTGATGAAGCCTTCCTGGCTACCCTGAAAGCTTGCCGGACTCAAATGGCCCCACCCTCCAAGGGAGTTCTCTCATAA